The Triplophysa dalaica isolate WHDGS20190420 chromosome 20, ASM1584641v1, whole genome shotgun sequence genome segment TCATGAATCCAATCAGAACTGAATATTTCACGTGAAAACGTGATTTCAGTTctagaaaaatatatttcgaTAATGAATTCCGGTCTGtgatatcatttaaaatgttatacgATAAACGTGTTGCAGGTTATTTATATATGATGCATGAATATTTGAGAACACAAAGCAGTgtgcttaaaaatgtatttatttattcatgtatatTTTAACACACTGCTTTgtgtataaaaaacattcatgCATTTCCCAGCTTACTGaaaaaaggatgaataaattcaatatgaaatagaataaatcaatgtaatattaatactATTTTTCAGTTGAGTCTGAACCCTGGAGAATATGTCtttgtccctctctctctctctctctctctcatacacacacacacacattcagatgttgtgtgtgtgtgtgatgtaaatCTCGGGCGAGAGTGAAGGCATCTCACGACCCCTCCCTCCTTCTAGAACACAAGACTTCATGTCATTGTAATTCATGTTGCCTAGCAACATGGGAGCCGTCATAGAAGCCCAACAATAAAGAGATGACATGTACAGTGATGTGCCGAGCGCTTTAACGCAGAGATATGCCTCCGCCATCTTTTCCCCGCTCATCTGAGCTCGGAGGGAGCCATGAAAACCCTCAGCGAGTGACATCTTATCACATCGCTCCTGTCGAGTCCGTCACACATTCAACAAAACACCGCACAGGTGAAGAGAAACGGCACAAACAAAAGAGCCAGACGGCCAGTCACACTTCAAAAAGGATCACATTTAATGAACGAGTCATCCTAACAAGTCTCTTCTTCATCAAGACAGTGAGGTGTCACAACAGCAATAAACAAAGTTCATTTCTTTAAGTCTTtagttaaaacaaaacacttttctacCCATGCAACAGAAAGGTGgtttaaagggatcgttcagccaaaaatatcagttctgtcatcatttattcctccTCACGTGCTTCTATAAACCTGTTCGTGACTCCTTTTTCTTTTAGAAATATTGGTTCCGATGGggttcaacattcttcaaaatatcttcttttgtgttctgaagaagaaactcatacaggtttgacatgacgtGAGGGCGaacaaatgatataaaaaatctaatttttctgtcatcattcactcacgtTCACGTAGCACttgttaaaataatacataaatgacAGTATTGAAGTCATATTTCAAGCTTTGCACGAGGAACAGACTGACATGTAAGTTGATTGATTTCCTGACGGATGGGCTGCTCGTGTGGTTCATATGATGTATTCAGTGTATTTTGGTCTGTTCTTTATGTAAAGCTCTCATATGCCTTTAAAAGACTTGGGATAAAGCGGATAAATTGTTTGAAcgtagattttttttgtcattttggggGTTGAAAACAGTCCCgattcactttcattatatgaaAATTGTTTCTTGAACAAATCCTCTGTTTTTGTTCCAGAGAAGAACGTTGCATGAGTGAATTATAACAGAAGTgacatttttgcgtgaactcTTCCCTTCAGACACAGACGAGGTCCTGATACGACTGAAATCGAGTCTCTGTTTCTCTACGTCTGTTGGTGTTCGGGTGAGTTGAGGTCATTGAGTCTCTCGGCTGCTGAATGACCTCGGTACCACAGTGAGTCCTGAGGGGAGGGGTAGAAAGCGAGGGCGAGTCCCTGATCGCGGGGGGTTGTAGGGTTATGACCTGCAGTTCTTCAGTGATGTGGTTTGTGGTGAGTTTTTCAGAAGAACCAGCGGAAGGTGTCGGCCGCTCCTGCTGATGGTGCTCTCTGAGCGAAGAGAACACAAGACAAAAACCTTCAGAATTTCTGCAAACAATTCACTTTAGCTCATGGTAATGTGATCATAAATGTCAATCTTACTGACTATACACAGCTACTGAGAGTCAGACACTGAGGATATCTGGTCAAAATCGcagcatttattcatgttattattccacatatttcatttttcatatcagttattttttgatttactttagttttttttggtttaaattttACAAGCGCCaatgacattttattaatatatttctaTACTGCAATTTACGTTAAGTTTATTTTAGTTCCAGATTAAGTTTTATATACTTTCAGTTGATTAATTGAATGCCTCAACTTTGTTTCagatttatttcattacaaatttttggtcatattttattttatttaaaatgacttttgttTTTCACCAATTTGGTTTTAGTTAACGCTAATAATCCTGACACTGATATCATTTTTGAGCGAATGATAATTCTGACCATAAAGTCAGCATGTATGTATTTGTAGCATATAGAAGCGTTTCTAGAAAGCACTGTTATTATTCGCACAAGCGGTCGTTTTGTTGAATTGTATTATTGTGTATTTGAGATTTTTCTGCCCCTGAAAGTTATGTAAAATTATTGAGCAGAATCTTTTCCAGAAGCGTGTTGAGATGGTCTGATTCCATTGTAGTGAGTTAATGTGACGTGAATAGATGAATCTGTCTTTGTATGATTACACAGAACTTACAACATGTTGCCTCATCTctcagcagtgtgtgtgtgtgtgtgtgtgtgtaagggcATTTCACCAGCATATAAGAGGGCTTTGGGAAATGGTCaaagctaacacacacacacacactgctctgTGGTTTATTATGGCTGTGTGTGCCAAGTCTGGGCTCTATTCCAGACCCCCCCACCACATCACTCCCACTTTAACAGCCCACTTCAATAGACCTCccagcgtgtgtgtgtatgtgcacagCTCACCTCTAGCGTGCTGCCCGGTTTCTTCTTGAGTTCCTCGCACTTCCTGAACTTGCAGATTTGATGACCCGTCTTTCTGTTTCGACAGGAGCTGCACACGCCGCAGTTAATGAGCCTCCTGCAGGGGGCGCACACGCCGCAACGCTTGCGTTTGCGCTTGGCCGCTCCGCTACCGCTGCCGCTTCCACTGCCGCAACTGCCGCTGGCATTCCCGTTGAGGGTGGCAGGAGAGCCGGAGCAGGACGAGCCGCTGTGCTGGCAGTCCGCCGCCACGTTAGCGATCTGGAATGCGCTGTCTGACATCGTGACCCCGGATGACCCTGCTCCAGAGTGAAGCGTCGTCATGACAATGACCCCTGGCGGCAGCGACAGACCCCCCAGTGGGGGCATCCCTCCGAACGTCCCACCCCGATCCGCCTCTCCAGCGCCGGGGGGCGGAATGGACGGCGGGCACTTCAGCCGGTTCATGCACTCCGCCCCGTTAACTGGCAGACCGCGACACTGCTCTGCGGTCAGCGGAGAGAGGAAGTTGTCACCACCCATCGCGAGGGCGGAGTCTTGTGGAATGTGTTTGGCGGACATGTGCACAGCCTCCGCCCTCGGCATGCCAGTCCGGTGTGTGTGAGGTCCGTTAACCGTGGTAGGCTTTCGCCCCCACAGCATAGCGTTGTCGCAGGGCCAGGGTGGCATGGCTGACAGCCGGGCGGAGGGGAAGAGGGGCGTGGCGATGCGGGCGATTTTGGCGTTCTGGGGAAATGGGGCAGCCGCAGCTGCGGCGGCGGCCGTGCTGTTTTTATAGAAGGTAGCGAAAGAGCGGTACCGCTCCATCTGAGCGCTGTAGTCCAACACAGGGTTCACATGACACGAGTCGATCTGCAGGGGGAAATCTCGACCGGGGGTGTGGTTGTAGTTGTGGGTGTGGCCATGGGTGTGGCCATGAGCATGTGGGCTCTCCATACACACACCACTGCTC includes the following:
- the LOC130408911 gene encoding CXXC-type zinc finger protein 4 isoform X1, with product MSSPLAPPALPQSFPANDQTSTVDGWVLAYVCFALMANMSSGVCMESPHAHGHTHGHTHNYNHTPGRDFPLQIDSCHVNPVLDYSAQMERYRSFATFYKNSTAAAAAAAAPFPQNAKIARIATPLFPSARLSAMPPWPCDNAMLWGRKPTTVNGPHTHRTGMPRAEAVHMSAKHIPQDSALAMGGDNFLSPLTAEQCRGLPVNGAECMNRLKCPPSIPPPGAGEADRGGTFGGMPPLGGLSLPPGVIVMTTLHSGAGSSGVTMSDSAFQIANVAADCQHSGSSCSGSPATLNGNASGSCGSGSGSGSGAAKRKRKRCGVCAPCRRLINCGVCSSCRNRKTGHQICKFRKCEELKKKPGSTLERAPSAGAADTFRWFF
- the LOC130408911 gene encoding CXXC-type zinc finger protein 4 isoform X2, yielding MANMSSGVCMESPHAHGHTHGHTHNYNHTPGRDFPLQIDSCHVNPVLDYSAQMERYRSFATFYKNSTAAAAAAAAPFPQNAKIARIATPLFPSARLSAMPPWPCDNAMLWGRKPTTVNGPHTHRTGMPRAEAVHMSAKHIPQDSALAMGGDNFLSPLTAEQCRGLPVNGAECMNRLKCPPSIPPPGAGEADRGGTFGGMPPLGGLSLPPGVIVMTTLHSGAGSSGVTMSDSAFQIANVAADCQHSGSSCSGSPATLNGNASGSCGSGSGSGSGAAKRKRKRCGVCAPCRRLINCGVCSSCRNRKTGHQICKFRKCEELKKKPGSTLERAPSAGAADTFRWFF